A genome region from Deinococcus sp. KNUC1210 includes the following:
- the galE gene encoding UDP-glucose 4-epimerase GalE: MKILVTGGAGYIGSHTVRALLGAGHSVVVLDNLSSGHAQALPKGVPLVKADLLDQAAVQEALSVHQPDAVVHFAALIEVGESMSQPGRYYRNNVVGSLNLLTAIAQTRKIPIVFSSTAALYGDAEVSPIPEDAPKQPTSVYGETKLMTEQMIQAFERAHGIRSIRLRYFNVCGAVPDGSIGEDHVNKTHLIELALLTALGQREKMMIYGDDYPTRDGTCIRDYIHVLDLAQAHVLAVEALAQGAGSSAYNVGLGHGFTVREVLDAVDAVITEGGYAPLTRELAPRRAGDPPSLVADSSSIQQELGWKPEYVDLQGIIQTAWEWHRTHPHGFQD; this comes from the coding sequence ATGAAGATTCTGGTGACAGGCGGCGCAGGCTACATCGGTTCACATACGGTTCGGGCGCTGCTGGGAGCGGGGCACAGTGTGGTGGTGCTCGACAATCTGAGCAGCGGGCACGCGCAGGCACTTCCGAAGGGCGTGCCGCTGGTGAAGGCCGATCTGCTCGATCAGGCGGCGGTGCAGGAGGCGCTGAGCGTGCATCAGCCCGACGCGGTGGTGCATTTCGCCGCGCTGATCGAGGTGGGCGAGAGCATGTCGCAGCCGGGGCGCTATTACCGGAACAACGTGGTCGGCAGCCTGAACCTGCTGACAGCCATCGCCCAGACGCGCAAGATTCCGATTGTCTTTTCCAGCACGGCGGCGCTGTACGGAGACGCCGAGGTCTCGCCCATTCCCGAGGACGCCCCCAAGCAGCCGACCAGCGTCTACGGCGAAACCAAGCTGATGACCGAGCAGATGATTCAGGCCTTCGAGCGGGCACACGGCATCCGCAGCATCCGGTTGCGGTATTTCAACGTGTGCGGCGCGGTGCCCGATGGCAGCATCGGCGAAGACCACGTGAACAAGACGCACCTGATCGAACTGGCGCTGCTGACCGCCCTGGGCCAGCGCGAGAAGATGATGATCTACGGCGACGATTACCCCACCCGCGACGGCACCTGCATCCGCGATTACATCCACGTCCTTGATCTGGCGCAGGCGCATGTGCTGGCGGTCGAGGCGCTCGCGCAGGGTGCAGGCAGCAGCGCCTACAACGTGGGGCTGGGCCACGGATTCACGGTGCGCGAGGTACTGGACGCCGTGGACGCGGTGATTACCGAAGGCGGCTATGCTCCCCTGACCCGTGAACTCGCGCCGCGCCGTGCGGGCGATCCGCCCAGCCTGGTGGCCGATTCCAGCAGCATCCAGCAGGAACTCGGCTGGAAACCGGAGTACGTGGACCTTCAGGGCATCATTCAGACCGCGTGGGAATGGCACCGCACCCACCCGCACGGCTTTCAGGACTAG
- the csaB gene encoding polysaccharide pyruvyl transferase CsaB, which produces MNVTVSGYYGFHNTGDEAIALSISRELKARGHAPLLLSREPAQTAAAYGCASAARMSLPGLLRSLLGAQMVWSGGGGLLQDKTSSRNLTYYLTLIRAALLLGRRVVVFNQSIGPLSLEGGARVARVLSDRRIQVIVRDRASLETLRRLGVQATLGGDPALLLAPSAGLTPRPETVVLAPRGDVQDANAGLRTLAHHLRERGRHVVALSFHPGVDDAAAHALGADEVISTSDPQRALDTIAAAGYVVGVRLHAVILAAAAGVPFAGVSYDPKVAGFCDDAGAASVGTDFDPAQVCGLVQKNTAPDWAQVEEMRARARESFDLALK; this is translated from the coding sequence ATGAACGTCACGGTCAGCGGCTACTACGGCTTTCACAACACCGGAGACGAGGCCATCGCCCTCTCTATTTCGCGTGAACTGAAGGCCAGAGGGCATGCGCCGCTGCTGCTGAGCCGCGAACCGGCACAGACCGCCGCCGCCTACGGGTGCGCCAGTGCGGCCCGCATGAGCCTGCCGGGGCTGCTGCGCTCTCTGCTGGGCGCTCAGATGGTGTGGTCGGGCGGCGGCGGTCTGCTTCAGGACAAGACCAGTAGCCGCAACCTGACGTACTACCTGACGCTGATTCGCGCCGCGCTGCTGCTGGGGCGGCGGGTGGTGGTGTTCAACCAGTCCATCGGGCCACTGAGTCTGGAAGGAGGCGCACGGGTGGCGCGGGTGCTGAGCGACCGCCGCATTCAGGTCATCGTGCGTGACCGCGCCTCGCTGGAGACGCTGCGCCGCCTGGGGGTGCAGGCCACGCTGGGCGGCGATCCGGCACTGTTGCTCGCGCCATCGGCGGGCCTGACGCCGCGCCCGGAAACGGTGGTGCTGGCTCCACGCGGCGACGTGCAGGACGCCAACGCAGGTCTGCGGACACTGGCCCATCACCTCCGGGAACGGGGCCGACACGTGGTCGCGCTCAGCTTTCATCCGGGCGTGGACGACGCCGCCGCGCATGCCCTGGGAGCCGACGAGGTGATCAGCACCTCTGACCCGCAGCGGGCGCTCGACACCATCGCGGCGGCGGGCTACGTGGTGGGTGTGCGGCTGCACGCGGTCATTCTGGCGGCGGCGGCAGGCGTCCCGTTCGCGGGCGTCAGCTACGATCCCAAGGTCGCAGGCTTCTGCGACGATGCGGGCGCGGCGAGCGTCGGCACCGATTTCGACCCGGCACAGGTGTGCGGACTGGTGCAGAAGAACACCGCCCCCGACTGGGCACAGGTCGAGGAAATGCGGGCGCGGGCGCGGGAGAGCTTCGATCTAGCGTTGAAGTAG
- a CDS encoding LacI family DNA-binding transcriptional regulator, with translation MASASPSSPLRRVTLKDVARALKISPATVSNAYNRPDQLSPSLRARVLETAQTLGYSGPDPLASSLRRGRSGVVGLLYDATLSYAFADPAASLFLGVARAVESQALNLLLIPSPQDTAPVRTASVDGFIVYSASDGSELLPAVMGRGLPVVLVDQTPLPGAAYIGIDDAGGAREAARHLLDLGHTTIGILSLELGWPHRHGPVTPERETQLTYRTTATRLHAYREEIGTRATLHVMEAHGNTPQEGALMTLELLEAYPEITALLCMSDVLAQGVLEAARQLGLQVPNDLSVVGYDDIPSSAALGLSSVHQPTAHKGELAGRALLDLLGGEPTPQHVTLPTHLVARSSSGKRRDSGR, from the coding sequence ATGGCTTCTGCCAGTCCTTCCTCTCCCCTACGCCGCGTGACCCTCAAGGACGTTGCCCGCGCCCTGAAGATCTCGCCTGCCACTGTCAGCAACGCCTATAACCGGCCCGATCAGCTCTCGCCCAGTCTGCGGGCGCGGGTGCTGGAGACAGCCCAGACACTCGGCTACAGCGGCCCCGATCCGCTTGCCAGCAGCCTGCGTCGGGGCCGCAGCGGGGTGGTGGGGCTGCTCTACGACGCCACCCTCAGCTACGCTTTTGCCGATCCTGCCGCGTCGCTGTTTCTGGGGGTGGCGCGGGCAGTCGAGTCGCAGGCACTCAATCTGCTGCTCATTCCAAGCCCACAGGACACCGCTCCGGTCCGGACTGCCAGCGTGGACGGCTTCATCGTGTACTCGGCGTCGGACGGCAGCGAACTACTTCCTGCCGTGATGGGACGCGGTCTGCCGGTGGTGCTGGTCGATCAGACGCCGCTGCCGGGAGCTGCCTATATCGGAATCGACGACGCGGGGGGCGCGAGGGAAGCGGCCCGCCATCTGCTCGATCTGGGCCACACCACCATCGGCATCCTGAGCCTCGAACTCGGCTGGCCTCATCGGCATGGCCCTGTCACGCCCGAACGCGAAACGCAGCTGACCTACCGCACCACGGCAACCCGCCTGCACGCCTACCGCGAGGAAATCGGCACGCGGGCCACCCTGCACGTGATGGAAGCGCACGGAAATACGCCGCAGGAAGGAGCGCTGATGACGCTGGAACTGCTGGAGGCGTACCCCGAGATCACGGCGCTGCTGTGCATGAGCGACGTACTCGCGCAGGGAGTACTGGAAGCGGCGCGTCAGCTGGGGCTTCAGGTGCCGAACGATCTGAGCGTGGTCGGCTACGACGACATTCCCAGTTCGGCGGCGCTGGGACTGAGCAGCGTTCATCAGCCCACCGCGCACAAGGGCGAACTGGCGGGCCGTGCGCTGCTGGACCTGCTGGGCGGCGAACCCACGCCGCAGCACGTGACGCTGCCCACGCATCTGGTGGCCCGCAGCAGCAGCGGAAAGAGGCGTGATTCCGGGCGCTGA